A segment of the Methylomonas paludis genome:
CATCCGGCGCATTAAACACAGTTCGCTTTTGGGTAAAATTCTGGCGGCAGGCTTACAGAACCGTAAATATGGTCGGGAAATGATGAAAACCAGCCTGGAAGAGGTGGGCCGTCAGGTTACCCACGAGCTGGAACGTTATCTGAATGCCCTGGGCAGTATTGCTTCTATCACGCCCTTGTTGGGTTTGCTGGGTACAGTCGACGGCATTATTCGAGTGTTTTCCGATATTGCCGCCAGCGGTCTGGGTGATCCTGTGGTGCTGAGCAGAGGCATTTCCGAGGCCTTGATCTGCACTGCATCCGGCTTGACAGTAGCGATACCCAGTCTGTTTTTTCACCGCTATTTTGAACGCTTGGTGGATGACAGAGTGGTGCGTATGGAAGAAGAAGCATTACGCCTGATTGATTTCATGCAGGGTGATCGGGAGGATACCTAATGGAATTCCGCCGCAAAAATCGGGCGCCGGTGGATATTGGCCTGATCCCGATGATAGACGTACTACTGGTGTTGCTGTTTTTTTTCATGGTAGCCACCACATTTCGCCAACATGCCGAATTGAAAGTTGAGTTACCGGCGGCAGACGGCGGCGAGGTATCCCAACAAACCAAAGCCATTAATCTGTTCATTGATGCCCAGGGTGTGTATGCGCTGGCGACTGATGGCAGTGATACCGCAAAACCTTTGGCACATCAGGATGCCGCTGCTTTGAAAGCCGCTTTGGCACAATTGGCTGGCGATTCCCGGCAACTGCCTTTTATTATCAGTGCCGATGGTAAAACCCCGCATCAGTCCGTAGTAACAGCAATGGACACAGCTGCGCAGCTTGGTTTTCATCATATTACTTTTGCCATCAATCCCCACCCAGTAGAGCCGCAATGAAACAGTCGCTGATCCGTTGGTTTGTCGATGCCTGGTATAAGGAAATGTATCTGTCTCCCTGGCTGGCGCCGTTTTCGCTGCTGTATGTAGATGTGATGCGTTTGCGGCGGTTTTTATACCGGATCGGGCTTTATAAGTCCGAAAAACTGGCCGTGCCGGTGATTATCGTCGGCAATATCACCGTCGGTGGTACCGGTAAAACACCGTTGGTAATTTGGCTGGCCCAACTGCTTAAGCAGCAAGGCTATCGGCCCGGTGTGATTAGTCGTGGTTATACCGGTACCGCCAATCATATTCCTCAGCTGGTTGATACCAACAGCGATCCGGCTCTGGTCGGCGATGAAGCGCTGGTTTTGGCGGCGCGTTGCGGCTGTCCGGTGGCCATAGGTCAAAACCGACCGGCAGCGGCAGGTTTGCTGCTGGCCGAGCCGGGATGTAATGTGATTATTTCCGATGACGGCTTGCAGCATTATGCTTTGCGCCGCGATATCGAGATTGTGGTGATAGACGGCGAACGTCGCTACGGCAATGGCTATTGTCTGCCGGCCGGGCCATTGCGCGAACCGCTGGAGCGGTTGCATCAGGTTGATCTGCTGGTGGTAAACGGCGGCGGCGAATTACAGCCCCAAGAATATCCCATGCAGTGTCGTGGCGAACAACTAATCAACCTGCTTAGCGGTGAGCACAGGGATTTGGCGGAATTTAATGGTCGGTCCTGTCATGCCGTGGCTGCTATCGGTAATCCAAGCCGGTTTTTTCGGCAATTGGCCACCGCTGGGTTAAACTGTGTAAATCACGGTTTTCCCGATCACTATGCATTTACCGCTGCTGACTTGCAGTTTAACGATCAGCGCCTGATCATCATGACCGAAAAGGATGCGGTGAAATGCCGGGGTATAGCAACGGCAGCTTACTGGTATTTGCCGGTGAGTGCCGAACTGCCGCCCGGTTTTGCCCAACAACTACTTAGCTTACTTAACAAAAAA
Coding sequences within it:
- a CDS encoding MotA/TolQ/ExbB proton channel family protein, producing MFEVLKNGGWMMIPIIICSIVSMAIIGERLWFLQRKRIIPAELVAYIWQLHRDNQLDDGAIRRIKHSSLLGKILAAGLQNRKYGREMMKTSLEEVGRQVTHELERYLNALGSIASITPLLGLLGTVDGIIRVFSDIAASGLGDPVVLSRGISEALICTASGLTVAIPSLFFHRYFERLVDDRVVRMEEEALRLIDFMQGDREDT
- the lpxK gene encoding tetraacyldisaccharide 4'-kinase, translating into MKQSLIRWFVDAWYKEMYLSPWLAPFSLLYVDVMRLRRFLYRIGLYKSEKLAVPVIIVGNITVGGTGKTPLVIWLAQLLKQQGYRPGVISRGYTGTANHIPQLVDTNSDPALVGDEALVLAARCGCPVAIGQNRPAAAGLLLAEPGCNVIISDDGLQHYALRRDIEIVVIDGERRYGNGYCLPAGPLREPLERLHQVDLLVVNGGGELQPQEYPMQCRGEQLINLLSGEHRDLAEFNGRSCHAVAAIGNPSRFFRQLATAGLNCVNHGFPDHYAFTAADLQFNDQRLIIMTEKDAVKCRGIATAAYWYLPVSAELPPGFAQQLLSLLNKKVHG
- a CDS encoding ExbD/TolR family protein translates to MEFRRKNRAPVDIGLIPMIDVLLVLLFFFMVATTFRQHAELKVELPAADGGEVSQQTKAINLFIDAQGVYALATDGSDTAKPLAHQDAAALKAALAQLAGDSRQLPFIISADGKTPHQSVVTAMDTAAQLGFHHITFAINPHPVEPQ